Proteins from a genomic interval of Paenibacillus sp. FSL R5-0623:
- a CDS encoding AzlD domain-containing protein, with translation MEVRWDVFWIIMGSALLTFIPRVLPLMLFSKIQIPMWLLRWLEYVPVAVMAALIGQELFMSDNQLVPITHNAALWASLPTVAVAIWTRSLLGTVLVGIVAMMILRYWIG, from the coding sequence ATGGAAGTAAGATGGGATGTATTCTGGATTATTATGGGCTCGGCACTGTTAACATTTATCCCGCGTGTACTGCCACTGATGCTGTTCAGCAAGATACAGATTCCAATGTGGTTGTTACGCTGGCTGGAGTATGTACCCGTAGCGGTCATGGCAGCGCTAATTGGTCAGGAACTGTTCATGTCAGACAACCAGTTAGTACCGATTACGCATAATGCAGCTCTGTGGGCATCCCTACCTACGGTTGCAGTAGCCATATGGACACGCAGTCTGCTTGGAACCGTATTGGTTGGTATTGTGGCTA